The genomic region TGCTTGATGCCTTGGTCGAACAGCGCATCGCTGCCGCTGCCGCGCGCGGTGAGTTCGACGATTTGCCGGGAGCCGGCGCACCGATGGAACTGGACGACGATCTGCTCGTCCCGGCCGAGGTGCGGATGGCCAATCGGATCCTGAAGAACGCGGGCTTCGTGCCGCCCGCGGTCGAGCAGTTGCGGGCGCTGCGCAATCTGCAGGATGAAATGCGGGCGGTCGACGATCGCGCGACCCGTTGCCGTCTGCAGGCGAAAGTGCTCGCCTGCGACATGGCCCTCGAATCCCTGCGCGGCGGCCCCCTCGTGGTGCCGCGCGAATACTGCCGCCGCATTGCCGAACGCCTGTCCGAGCGCGCGCTCGACGACGGCGCCGGCGAAGCGGGGGCCGCATGAACGCCGAATCCGGCGATTCGTTACTCCCGCCCGCCTCGCCAGACCCCGCCGCCTGCGCGCTGCCGCCGCTCGATCCGGGCGCCGAGCGCGACCGCCGCTTCATGCGGCTCGCGCTGGCCGCGGCCGACGCGGCACGGGCCGCCGGCGAAGTGCCGGTGGGCGCCGTGCTGGTGCGCGGCGACCAGGTAATCGCGCGCGGCTTCAACCATCCCATCAGCGGCCACGATCCGTCCGCGCATGCCGAAATGGCCGCTCTGCGCGAGGCCGCGCACACGCTCGGCAACTATCGCCTGCCCGGCTGCGAGCTCTACGTCACGCTCGAACCATGCCTGATGTGCTCCGGTGCGATCATGCACGCGCGTATCGCGCGCGTGGTGTACGGCGCGGCGGATCCGAAAACGGGCGCCTGCGGTAGTGTGGTCGACGCCTTCGCGAATCCGCAGCTGAACCACCACACGAGCGTGACGGGCGGGGTGCTGGCCGACGAGTGCGGCCACACGCTGCGTGCGTTCTTCGCCGAACGCCGCCGTGCCGCCCGCGAGGCACGGCGCGCGCGCGCCGCGTCCGCCGGAGCGTGCGATTCGGCCGCGCCCGGCGCCGACTGAACCAGTCGCGGTGGCGCGGCTCTAATCGGGCAATCCCAGCCGGGCCAGTCCCTTTTTTCTCCGCGAGCCGATGACGAATCCCTCCTCCCTGCCACGCACGATCCGTCTGCTGGCCCCCTCCGGTTACCCGCATGATCCGCTCGCGGTGCAGCGCGCGCTCGAGCGCCTCAGCAACGCGCAGCACGTGCTGCAAAACCTGATCGCCGTCGAGCGGCGCTACCTGCGGTTCGCCGGCACCGACGGCGAACGCGCCGCCGACCTGAACCATCTCGCCGATCCGTCGCAGCCGCTGCCCGACATCGGGCTCGCGGTGCGCGGCGGCTACGGCGCCGTGCGCATCCTGCACGGGCTCGACTATCGCGGGCTCGAGCGCCGCCTGCGCGATCAGCCGGTTGCGCTGTGCGGCCACAGCGATTTCACCGCGATCCAGCTCGCGCTGCTCGCGAAGTCGCGCGTGAAGACCTTCGGCGGCCCGATGCTGTCGGCCGATTTCGGCGCCGAAACGCCGAGCGAATTCACCATGACGCAGTTCTGGACGACGCTCACGCAGCCGTCCGCGACGATCGTGGCCGAGGTGCCGCAGCAGCAGTCGGCGGACGTGGCGGGCACGCTCTGGGGCGGCAACCTCGCGATCCTCGCCTCGCTGGTCGGCACACCGTACATGCCGCAGATCGAGGGCGGCATCCTGTTCATCGAGGACGTCAACGAGCAGCCGTTCCGCATCGAGCGGATGATCTATACGCTGCATTTCGCCGGCATCCTCGCGCGCCAGCAGGCGCTGGTGCTGGGCCAGTTCACCGGCGCGCGCGCGTTCGACTACGACAACGGCTACGATCTGCAGGCCGTGATCGACCAGATGCGCGAGGTGATCGGCATCCCGATCATCACCGGCCTGCAGTTCGGCCATGTGCCGGACCTGCTGACGCTGCCGGTGGGCGGCCAGGCGCGGCTCGTCGCGAACCAACACGGTTTCCGCCTGAGCGTCTCGGACTATCCGGTGCTGGGCGGCTGAGGTTCTGGCCGACGGGCGCGAAACGAGGCGGGCGACCGCCTTTTTTTTCATCCACATAAGCAACTAACGGTCTGACATCGCGGGCCCCTCCGAATGGCTGGCCGCACCAAGCCGATGCTTAAATTGTTGACAAAAATAATGCCTGATTTCGACGCGATGGCGTGAGCAGACTGGATTTCAGCGCGATCCATCGCCGCTTGACCGGCGTCTGCACCTCATGAGAGCCGAAACATGCCCGATTGCGGTGCAATGATAGTGATGGAAATTGTTGACAATGTTTATGTCCACTCTAGGATGCTGAACATAACGAGATGACGAACATGATGAAGAAGGCAACCGCCGCACCCGTGAGTGCGGCGGAGGCGATCGCCGAGCGCATCCGCGCGGCGATTCTCGAGCACCGGCTCGCGCCGGGCGCGAAGCTGACCGAAGCGCAGCTCTGTGACGTGTTCGGCGTGAAGCGCGGCACGATCCGGCAGGCGCTCGCGCTGCTCGCGACCGACCGGCTCGTCGATCTGGAGCCGAACCGCGGCGCGTTCGTGGCGAGCCCGACGCTGCAGGACGTCCACGAGGTGTTCGAGATGCGGCGCATCATCGAGCAGGCGGTGGTCGAGCGCCTCGCGGCGGGGCCGGGCGGCAAGCGCCTGCGCGGCGTGATGACGATCGTCGAACGCGAGCGCGGCGCGTTCGAGCGGCGCGATTTCGCGGCCTGCGTGCGTCTGTCGGGCGAGTTCCACACGGCGCTCGCCGCGCTGACCGGCAATACCGTGCTGTGCGATTGCCTGAACGGGCTGGTCGCGCGCTCGACGCTGATGTCCTCGCTCTACGAATCGCACGGCCGCGGTTCCTGCTCGTTCGACGAGCACGCGCTGATCGCGGCGGCGCTGGAGGCGGGCGACGGGCGCGAGGCCGCGCAGCGGATGGCGCATCACCTGCAACAGGTGGAACTGAGAATGCTGGACCGGCCCGCACAGGGCACGGTCGACCTGCGCGACGTGTTCGGCGGCACGGGCTGACGTCCCGTGCGCCGCGCCCGCGCCGACCGGACGGATTGACCGGATGCTGGCGGCAGCCTCGCGCTGCCGCAGGCGGGCGCGGCCCCACACGAGGCGGGCCGCGGTTTCAACGACGATCGCGCGGCCCGACCGCGGCAGGCAAGGAGATGTCATGGCTCAGTTCAGCATTGCGCCGGAAAGCCCCCCCTATCATCCGGACTCCACGAACCGTGCGGACCCTGGCCCGGGTTCGCCGGGCCGCTACAGCGAGCGGCTCTACAACGACGATCTCGCGCCGCTCGAGCGGCAGGGCTGGGGCGCCTATAACATCTTCGCGTTCTGGATGTCGGACGTCCACAGCGTGGGCGGCTACGTGTTCGCGGGCAGCCTGTTCGCACTCGGCCTGACGAGCTGGCAGGTGCTGGTGTCGCTGCTGGTCGGGATCACCATCGTCAACCTGCTCTGCAACCTGATCGCCAAGCCGAGCCAGCAGTTGGGCGTGCCGTATCCGGTGGCCTGCCGCGCCACCTTCGGCGTACTCGGCGCGAACG from Burkholderia glumae LMG 2196 = ATCC 33617 harbors:
- the tadA gene encoding tRNA adenosine(34) deaminase TadA, which encodes MNAESGDSLLPPASPDPAACALPPLDPGAERDRRFMRLALAAADAARAAGEVPVGAVLVRGDQVIARGFNHPISGHDPSAHAEMAALREAAHTLGNYRLPGCELYVTLEPCLMCSGAIMHARIARVVYGAADPKTGACGSVVDAFANPQLNHHTSVTGGVLADECGHTLRAFFAERRRAAREARRARAASAGACDSAAPGAD
- a CDS encoding DUF1992 domain-containing protein, with product MRLLDALVEQRIAAAAARGEFDDLPGAGAPMELDDDLLVPAEVRMANRILKNAGFVPPAVEQLRALRNLQDEMRAVDDRATRCRLQAKVLACDMALESLRGGPLVVPREYCRRIAERLSERALDDGAGEAGAA
- a CDS encoding GntR family transcriptional regulator, producing MKKATAAPVSAAEAIAERIRAAILEHRLAPGAKLTEAQLCDVFGVKRGTIRQALALLATDRLVDLEPNRGAFVASPTLQDVHEVFEMRRIIEQAVVERLAAGPGGKRLRGVMTIVERERGAFERRDFAACVRLSGEFHTALAALTGNTVLCDCLNGLVARSTLMSSLYESHGRGSCSFDEHALIAAALEAGDGREAAQRMAHHLQQVELRMLDRPAQGTVDLRDVFGGTG
- the ldcA gene encoding muramoyltetrapeptide carboxypeptidase, with product MTNPSSLPRTIRLLAPSGYPHDPLAVQRALERLSNAQHVLQNLIAVERRYLRFAGTDGERAADLNHLADPSQPLPDIGLAVRGGYGAVRILHGLDYRGLERRLRDQPVALCGHSDFTAIQLALLAKSRVKTFGGPMLSADFGAETPSEFTMTQFWTTLTQPSATIVAEVPQQQSADVAGTLWGGNLAILASLVGTPYMPQIEGGILFIEDVNEQPFRIERMIYTLHFAGILARQQALVLGQFTGARAFDYDNGYDLQAVIDQMREVIGIPIITGLQFGHVPDLLTLPVGGQARLVANQHGFRLSVSDYPVLGG